From the Leptospira inadai serovar Lyme str. 10 genome, the window CGTTTTTGCCACCGCGTATCTGGGTTTATTGATTTGGCTCAAACCATGGAATGGATTCTTTTCCGATTCGTTATTAAAAATACATGAATCGTATTCTCTTGCCGCCTCCGGTTTTCATTCGGAATTACTTTTGTATCCGGGAAAAGCGATCGATCCGAATTACGAATTTTTTCTATGGCAGGGTATATTTACCTTTCGGTCCGAGGATGGACTTATAGGAGTTTTCCCGATTTTCCTGTCGGTACTATATCTTCCTCTGACAAGTTGGGGAGCCTTTTCGTTTATTCCTTTTTTCGGTGCGATATTTCATCTAGGGTCGGTATGGATCCTGCGAAATCATTGGAAATTATCCTGGTTTTGGATCGCATTTGCTTTCTTTGGAACTTACGTTTTTCTAATGGGGCCGGAAGCCTCGGAGCATCCGATCCTTTTATTTCTGCTTCTCTTAGGTATCACTCAATTTTTCAAATTCGAACGCCGAGGGATGATGTTCGCAGGTTTGTTTTTTGGCCTCGGAGTTTGGCTTCGTCCGGAGACTCTCGTTTTTTTTGTTTCGTTCTGGATTGCCGGTTGGATAAGTTTCGGAAAAAATTGGCTTCGAAGCTCTTTTTACTTTTCGCTCTCTTTTTCCTTACTCGTTTTCTTATTCTTCCTATTTAATTTTTGGGATTATCATCATATTTTCGGCCCCCGCGTTTCCGAAAATTTCAAGCCGGATCTTTCGGCCGAAAATACGGTTTTCAAGAGAGCCTGGGATATTCTTGTGGGATCATATGCGATGCCCGGTTTTTTACTCTATCTGCCCGTATCGGTGATCTTGTTCGGGGGAATTTTCTTTACCTGGTCGAAAATTACGCCCTTCGAAAAAATTCTGTTCTACACACTTTGCATTTTTATTCCGGCGATCGCGGTTCTATCACCGAATAACGGGATCTCCAATTGGGGGCCTAGGTACCTTGGGTTATCCTTATTCCCATTCACGATACTTTTATCGAGAGTATGGGCGGTCTCGGACTGGAAGATCATCCGCGTATCGGGTATTTTGAACGGAATCGGTATGCTTCTGATACTTTATTCTTTTCTAATGAGTATAGCGGGAATTTTGATTTATCGAAGCAGCGTTCGCCAGATTCACGAAACACGCTCGGTGGCCGAAAAGGGACATCCGGACGTACTGATCTATTCGGATGGAGTTCTTTGTAATTCGATCGGCACCGAGTTTTTTAAAAAAGTCGTATTTTGCTCCCAAAAAGGAATTTCCGATCAGAGAATCGAAAGGCTATTAAACGATATATCCGGATCTTACAAGGGTAAACGACTGGGCTTTATTTCCTATGGAGAAAAAGCCTACGAGATGGCGATGGGCTCGCAAAAGAAAGAGCTAGACCCCAATATCCGAACGTATCTTTCCGCCGTGCTTGCCGAAAAACGAAATAGGGACTTTTGGCTGGATTCTTTTAAAACGAGATTCGGGCAGGAAACCCTGGAATCGAGGAAAATATGGGAATATAGGGAATATATAATTAAATGAGAATTCTCTATATTAAAAAAGAGTAAACTATCCGAATAGATTATATTTGACTATGCAGTAAATGGCGCGAAATCCGTCTTTCCATCCGATTTTTTTGCCTTCCGCGTACGTCCTGCCGTAATAGGATATGCCCACTTCATAAATTCGAATTCCCGGAATCTTAGCTATTTTTGCGGTAATTTCCGGCTCGAAACCGAATCGATTCTCTTTGATCCGGATGCTTTGAATAATTTCCCGCCGAAAAGCCTTGTAACAGGTTTCCATATCGGTAAGATTGATATTTGTGAACATGTTTGAAAGGGTGGTTAATACTAAATTCCCGAGCCTGTGCCAATAATAAACGACTCGATGCGGACGATTCCCCATGAAGCGACTTCCGAACACGACGTCCGCCTTGCCCTTATAAATCGGGTCGATGACGACAGGAATTTCAAACGGATCATACTCCAGGTCCGCATCCTGTACGATAACTATATCTCCCGTCGCGGATTGAAATCCGGTCCTAAGTGCGGCCCCTTTTCCTTGGTTTTTTTCATGAAGAACCAAGCGGTCGTACAGCTTTTTAAAGGCGGGTGTCTGTAATAGTTCCCTCGTGCCATCAACGGAATAATCGTCTACGACGATGATCTCCTTATCTTTGAAGGGGACTTTGCGAACCGTTTCCAGGATATTTTTAATAGTTTGTTTTTCGTTGTAACAGGGGATAACGATGGAAAGTTTCATTTAGGATCCAGGCCCACTAGTTCGCTCATTCGGAAATCCCGGATGATGTTTTCGACGCGGACTATTATTTTCTCTAACGCGATGCCGAAAAGCAAATTCTTATACGCTTCTGCTGCTTTTGGAAATTCCCGTTCGGATATTTGTACGGTCATTCGATCGCTGACTCGATTTTTTTCGATACATTCTTTAACGGTTTGCATCAACTTCGCCAGGGCTATGGACACTTCTTTCAGAATATTCTGACTATCGCGTTCCATCGCGGATTGATTCCCGTTGGCGTCTAACAACGCTTTAATGTGTTCCGCGATTCGCAAGGATGGCATTCCTTTTCGGGTCACTCCGATTCTTTCAATCATGGCCAGAGAATCCTGGAAGGAGGAAAATTCGGGAGTTCCCCGGAAAATATGGATCAAAACGGGATATTCCGTTTCCGCAAAGTTCGTCATCGCTCCATAGAAATATCTCATCTCCGTTCTCGCCAAAGGATGAAAATCGACTCTGGGATATTTGGAAAGTTTTTCTTCCTGCTCGTCCAGGATCCGGTTAATGGTGTCGCCTTTGGAAGCGGTGCGTCGCTCCACTAATTCCCGGTGTTTTTCCTTAACTTTTTCTAAAAAACCGACTTCGTCCTTCAGAAATTTTTCCAGATTTCCCCGATGCTTCAGAGTCTGGATGTACCTGTCTTCGAAGCCTTTATTGTCGAAAAGCTTCGGACTCTGTTGAGCGCCTTCCCGGTATTCGGACCGGATTTTTTCCACGATTTTTTTGAGTTCTTCGTCGTTGAGAGACATGCGGAAGGTTCTACCCTTCGCTATCGACCCATTTTTGCAAGGATATAAGTAGTGCCCCCACATCCTCCGAGCAATATAATAGAGCGTTCCTAGCGTCTTTGAACATTTGCTGCTGGTTATAGGCGATTTGCTTAAGGTGGTTATCGTTCTTGGTATTTAAAACGTTCAACGTATCGAGCATCATTTTCTTCAATTTTTTCGTTAGAGATAGCAGCATTTCCTGCATTTCCCAGCGGATTACGAGTTGTAATTTCTCATGATCGCCGGATCTAGACTGAAGCGCTTGCTTTCTGCCCGACTCGTATTTTGCCACATAATAGGTGATCGATCTAGGAAAAGAGGTCAATTCCTTATGGTAATTCAAGATCTTGTCTAATTTTTGAAAAAACTCCAGGTCGTATTCCCGATTGAGGTTGCCGATGATATTTTTATTCTCGGACGGGTCCCCGGTTGCTTCAAAGATCTTAGAATTACGAATATTATTCAGAACCGACTCGATTCTTTCCTTAATTCGCAAAAATCCTGCAAGCGTATCCTCGATAAATTTCGTCTCACGACCTGCATTGCCGTCCGACGGTTCGATAAAGAACGGAACGTCTTCGTTCTCGGAAGCGGGAATACTTTTGCTTTCCATAATATTTAAATCGATTTTAGAAAGATCGAATTTGTCAAAATTAGCCGGAGAAGTCTTCGACGCGGTTTCGGAAAAGTCGATCGCGGATGTGGCCATTTCGACTTCGCGTGTAGGAATTCCCTCCGCATTGGCGGGAGCGGGAGGGATTGCCTTCGCTTCCTTTGCCTTTTCCACCAGGGCATCGATCCATTCGGTATTTTGCTGTTTTGTGCTCTTTAAGAGAACCGATAATTTCTCCAGATCCAGCGGTTGCGAAACTTTTCCGGACTTAGGTCTTGGGCGCTGGGGCGGAAGTGCCTCCGAAGCTTTTTGTAATGTTATCCGAACTATTTCGGCTTTTCGACTATCCTTATTAAAGCGAACCGCATATCGATTGCCATGACGATCCATATACTTTGTACCCAATTGCGAGAGAGAGAGTTTGTTCGGATCTATCTGGCTGATCGAATTGACGAGTATGTATTGCGGTTCTTGTCCAGGAATCATAATGAATTCGTTTAGTGCTGACGTAATATTCGACGGCGGCATGTTCAAAAAACTACCGAACCGTTTCTACTGGATCGGGTTTTTCAGTACAAGAAAAGAAAAAAGTTTCAATAGAGCAGAGGACAGAGGACAGAGGACAGAGGACAGAGGACAGAGGACAGAGGACAGAGGACAGAGGACAGAGGACAGAGGACAGAGGACAGAGGACAGAGGACAGAGGACAGAGGACAGAGGACAGAGGACAGAGGACAGAGGACAGAGGACAGAGGACAGAGGACAGAGGACAGAGGACAGAGGACAGAGGACAGAGGACAGAGGACAGAGGACAGAGGACAGAGGACAGATAATTATTCCTATTTCCCTGACAACAATTTTTTAAAATCGAATTACGTTGGAGCGAGGTATCAGAAGACAGAAAGACTGAACATTGATAAGCGGAGTTTCCACGTTCTAGGGAAAGATTCTTGCATTATACTGGATTCTTCCTCCTACCCCAGGATTTCCAGCCTCGAGCAGCTTCTGTCTAGCGTGAGCAAAGCGAATGCATCTGTTTTTTGACTCTGTCCTCTGAAAGCGAACGCGTCTGTCTTCTGAACTGCAACATAATCGAAATGTCTCATTCCGATGAAATCACTAAAACCCAAAAAACCGTATTGACACTGAAGAAAGTTGCGAAAACCTGGATAGCATCCCTCTAAAGGAAGGTCGATCCTTGGCGAACATAAAGTCTTCAGAAAAAGATATCCGCAGGACTAAGCGCAGAAATGCGGCAAATTCCCAGAATCGGAACCGCCTTAGGACCCAAGCAAAAAAGATCCTAAAGGCCATCCAAGATGGTGAAAAGGAAGCGCTTAAAAGCCTGTATAAGGAATACGCTTCTCTTCTCGATAAAGCAGCCAAAACCAACCTCATCCACTCTAAAAACGCAGATCGCAAGAAGAGTCGGATGGCATTGCGCATTAATAACCAAGCTGCCACCGCGTAAAAACCGTTTTCATAACGGGCGATTAGCTCAGCTGGGAGAGCGCCTCCCTTACAAGGAGGATGTCGGCAGTTC encodes:
- a CDS encoding LA_3751/LA_3752 family putative glycosyltransferase, with the protein product MRDKNLKAFLVFATAYLGLLIWLKPWNGFFSDSLLKIHESYSLAASGFHSELLLYPGKAIDPNYEFFLWQGIFTFRSEDGLIGVFPIFLSVLYLPLTSWGAFSFIPFFGAIFHLGSVWILRNHWKLSWFWIAFAFFGTYVFLMGPEASEHPILLFLLLLGITQFFKFERRGMMFAGLFFGLGVWLRPETLVFFVSFWIAGWISFGKNWLRSSFYFSLSFSLLVFLFFLFNFWDYHHIFGPRVSENFKPDLSAENTVFKRAWDILVGSYAMPGFLLYLPVSVILFGGIFFTWSKITPFEKILFYTLCIFIPAIAVLSPNNGISNWGPRYLGLSLFPFTILLSRVWAVSDWKIIRVSGILNGIGMLLILYSFLMSIAGILIYRSSVRQIHETRSVAEKGHPDVLIYSDGVLCNSIGTEFFKKVVFCSQKGISDQRIERLLNDISGSYKGKRLGFISYGEKAYEMAMGSQKKELDPNIRTYLSAVLAEKRNRDFWLDSFKTRFGQETLESRKIWEYREYIIK
- a CDS encoding glycosyltransferase family 2 protein, with the protein product MKLSIVIPCYNEKQTIKNILETVRKVPFKDKEIIVVDDYSVDGTRELLQTPAFKKLYDRLVLHEKNQGKGAALRTGFQSATGDIVIVQDADLEYDPFEIPVVIDPIYKGKADVVFGSRFMGNRPHRVVYYWHRLGNLVLTTLSNMFTNINLTDMETCYKAFRREIIQSIRIKENRFGFEPEITAKIAKIPGIRIYEVGISYYGRTYAEGKKIGWKDGFRAIYCIVKYNLFG
- a CDS encoding LIC_10450 family protein, giving the protein MIPGQEPQYILVNSISQIDPNKLSLSQLGTKYMDRHGNRYAVRFNKDSRKAEIVRITLQKASEALPPQRPRPKSGKVSQPLDLEKLSVLLKSTKQQNTEWIDALVEKAKEAKAIPPAPANAEGIPTREVEMATSAIDFSETASKTSPANFDKFDLSKIDLNIMESKSIPASENEDVPFFIEPSDGNAGRETKFIEDTLAGFLRIKERIESVLNNIRNSKIFEATGDPSENKNIIGNLNREYDLEFFQKLDKILNYHKELTSFPRSITYYVAKYESGRKQALQSRSGDHEKLQLVIRWEMQEMLLSLTKKLKKMMLDTLNVLNTKNDNHLKQIAYNQQQMFKDARNALLYCSEDVGALLISLQKWVDSEG
- the rpsT gene encoding 30S ribosomal protein S20 gives rise to the protein MANIKSSEKDIRRTKRRNAANSQNRNRLRTQAKKILKAIQDGEKEALKSLYKEYASLLDKAAKTNLIHSKNADRKKSRMALRINNQAATA